A region from the Halobacillus mangrovi genome encodes:
- a CDS encoding ABC transporter permease: MGNNVWKDTWLITVRNIKTTLRNPFSFIPNLMISAFFLLVYEGGLSGISQLPTFEGANYLAFILPVSIVSAAIGGAGGAGQGIVKDIENGFFSRLLLTPASRLAIVLGPIIAGMLQLFIQTLLIIGIGFLLGLEVKTGFGGILFVLLIAIGWGLAFAGYSAGVALRTKNAQAAQAGTFIFFPLIFLSTTFVPYELIEAQWLKVAATINPTTYIFESMRTALIDGWIFWDLMQGVIAIVIACAITITFAAVSAKKAVSRG; encoded by the coding sequence TTGGGGAATAATGTCTGGAAAGATACATGGCTGATTACAGTTAGAAATATTAAAACAACACTTCGAAACCCATTTTCATTTATTCCGAACCTTATGATCTCTGCCTTTTTCCTGCTTGTATATGAAGGGGGATTGAGTGGGATTTCTCAGCTGCCGACTTTTGAAGGAGCAAATTATCTTGCCTTTATTCTGCCTGTGTCTATCGTTTCAGCTGCTATTGGAGGAGCGGGTGGAGCTGGGCAAGGGATTGTAAAGGATATTGAGAATGGTTTTTTCTCCCGGTTGTTATTGACACCAGCTTCCAGACTGGCGATAGTACTAGGCCCAATTATTGCCGGAATGCTTCAGCTCTTCATCCAGACTTTATTAATTATCGGGATCGGCTTTTTGTTAGGACTGGAAGTAAAAACTGGATTTGGAGGCATTCTATTTGTTCTTCTAATTGCCATTGGGTGGGGGCTGGCCTTTGCAGGGTATTCCGCCGGGGTCGCGCTAAGAACGAAGAACGCTCAAGCGGCTCAAGCCGGTACATTTATTTTCTTCCCACTGATTTTTCTCAGCACCACTTTTGTTCCATACGAGTTGATTGAAGCGCAGTGGTTAAAAGTAGCGGCAACGATTAATCCGACGACCTATATTTTTGAAAGTATGCGCACCGCCCTCATTGATGGCTGGATATTCTGGGATTTGATGCAAGGAGTTATTGCAATTGTTATTGCCTGTGCGATTACGATTACCTTTGCAGCGGTTTCAGCAAAAAAAGCTGTTTCGCGGGGATAA
- a CDS encoding SDR family NAD(P)-dependent oxidoreductase, whose protein sequence is MNFEKETVLITGASNGIGRGLALSYAEQGATVIMCDIDEERGRQLVGEIRKNGKEAFFFPCDVRSPENIVNVFQKIDEQIGTLTILINNAGVSTFTSMFELEVEDWENVINTNLRSAFLFSKHASIRWKENNIQGRIVNMASTRAFMSEPDSEGYAATKGGLVALTHAMAASLSQYGIRVNSISPGWIQTNNYDQLRNMDHTQHLSNRVGKVEDIAKACMYLTDMENDFVTGENIVVDGGMTRKMIYEH, encoded by the coding sequence ATGAACTTTGAAAAAGAAACAGTACTTATCACAGGTGCAAGTAATGGAATTGGACGCGGGCTAGCATTATCCTATGCAGAGCAAGGGGCAACAGTGATTATGTGCGATATAGACGAAGAACGTGGACGTCAGTTGGTTGGAGAAATCAGAAAGAATGGGAAAGAGGCCTTTTTCTTCCCGTGCGATGTTCGATCCCCTGAAAATATAGTAAATGTATTTCAAAAAATAGATGAGCAAATTGGTACCCTAACCATTTTGATTAACAATGCGGGGGTCAGCACATTTACTTCTATGTTTGAACTTGAAGTTGAGGATTGGGAAAATGTCATCAATACAAACCTAAGGAGCGCATTCCTTTTTTCAAAACATGCGAGTATTCGCTGGAAAGAGAATAACATCCAAGGGAGAATCGTTAACATGGCTTCCACAAGAGCTTTCATGTCAGAGCCCGACTCTGAAGGGTATGCAGCAACTAAAGGAGGACTTGTCGCCTTGACTCATGCGATGGCGGCTTCCTTATCCCAGTACGGAATTCGAGTAAATTCAATCAGCCCTGGATGGATACAAACGAATAATTACGACCAGCTTCGTAACATGGATCATACTCAACATCTATCAAACAGGGTTGGAAAAGTGGAGGATATTGCAAAAGCCTGTATGTACTTAACAGATATGGAAAATGACTTTGTCACAGGAGAAAATATAGTCGTTGATGGAGGCATGACTAGAAAGATGATCTACGAGCATTAA
- a CDS encoding FAD-dependent oxidoreductase, whose protein sequence is MYDIAIIGAGPAGASAGLFAAKAGKKTVMFDSGKSITAKAWVENHYGVEPIEGPKLLETGQKQAEKFGAELIKTEVKSIKENGAMYSIETQQGTYEVEHVIFATGMSVKLAEEFGLEVIDGIEPRVAKIIKVDEYGHTSFPKVWAAGTVAGVSVHTIITSGDGAKVAVNVISELNGKRYVDHDIMK, encoded by the coding sequence ATGTATGACATAGCGATTATAGGTGCAGGTCCAGCAGGAGCCAGCGCAGGTCTCTTTGCCGCTAAAGCTGGAAAAAAGACCGTAATGTTTGATAGTGGAAAAAGTATTACAGCAAAAGCATGGGTTGAAAATCACTATGGGGTTGAGCCGATCGAAGGTCCAAAGCTCCTCGAAACTGGACAAAAGCAAGCAGAAAAGTTCGGCGCAGAGCTAATCAAGACTGAAGTCAAGTCGATCAAGGAAAACGGAGCTATGTACTCCATTGAAACCCAACAAGGCACCTATGAAGTCGAACACGTGATTTTTGCAACAGGAATGTCGGTTAAACTAGCAGAAGAGTTCGGACTTGAGGTTATCGATGGAATTGAGCCTCGTGTAGCCAAAATCATCAAGGTAGATGAGTATGGTCATACTTCCTTCCCGAAAGTATGGGCAGCAGGAACCGTAGCCGGAGTCAGTGTTCACACGATTATCACTTCTGGTGATGGGGCCAAAGTTGCTGTAAACGTAATTAGTGAATTAAATGGAAAACGGTATGTCGATCACGACATTATGAAGTAA
- the moaA gene encoding GTP 3',8-cyclase MoaA, with product MNKYVLDQYDRPMKDLRISVIDQCNFRCTYCMPAEIFGEDYRFMHQDELLSFDEIIRLVEVFAQFGVEKIRITGGEPLMRKNLDELIYRLNQIEGIKDIAVTTNAVFLVKQAKKLKAAGLQRVNISLDAIEDEVFKITNGRGVKTKPVLKGIEAAREAGLEIKINMVVKQGMNESQILPMARYFKNTGDTLRFIEFMDVGNHNGWNMSEVVSKKKIIDDIHEEMPLIPLDANYYGEVASRYRYEDSDAEIGVISSVTDAFCSSCTRIRLSADGQLFTCLFASKGYDIREMIRSGKTDQEITSRLIKIWTGRDDQYSVERAQKKPQRDKKIEMSYIGG from the coding sequence ATGAATAAATATGTCTTGGATCAATACGACCGTCCTATGAAGGACTTGAGGATATCAGTAATCGATCAATGTAATTTTCGATGTACATACTGTATGCCAGCTGAGATATTCGGAGAAGATTACCGTTTTATGCATCAAGACGAACTGCTAAGCTTTGATGAAATCATCCGTCTGGTCGAAGTTTTTGCTCAATTTGGCGTAGAAAAAATCCGGATAACCGGTGGAGAACCGTTAATGAGAAAGAATTTGGATGAGTTGATCTATCGATTGAACCAAATCGAAGGGATTAAGGATATTGCCGTTACGACGAACGCTGTCTTTTTAGTTAAACAGGCGAAAAAGTTGAAAGCTGCTGGTTTACAACGGGTAAACATCAGTTTGGATGCCATAGAAGATGAAGTTTTTAAAATCACGAATGGACGAGGGGTAAAAACAAAACCTGTATTAAAAGGAATTGAAGCTGCAAGGGAAGCAGGTCTTGAAATCAAGATCAACATGGTTGTGAAACAAGGCATGAATGAGAGTCAGATTCTGCCAATGGCACGCTACTTCAAAAATACAGGAGACACGTTACGTTTTATTGAATTTATGGATGTTGGTAACCATAATGGTTGGAATATGAGTGAAGTAGTTTCAAAGAAGAAAATTATTGATGATATCCATGAGGAGATGCCTTTAATTCCACTTGATGCAAATTACTACGGTGAGGTAGCTTCAAGGTATAGGTATGAGGATAGCGATGCAGAAATCGGAGTTATTTCTTCCGTAACCGATGCCTTTTGCAGCAGCTGTACAAGAATACGGCTGTCAGCGGATGGTCAGTTATTTACCTGCTTGTTTGCTTCAAAAGGATACGATATTCGTGAAATGATAAGAAGCGGCAAAACCGATCAGGAAATTACTTCCCGCTTGATTAAGATTTGGACTGGAAGAGACGATCAATATTCAGTTGAACGGGCTCAAAAGAAACCCCAGAGGGATAAGAAAATTGAAATGTCCTATATAGGAGGATGA
- the rsgA gene encoding ribosome small subunit-dependent GTPase A, which translates to MNQLERKDFHSFFQEQVKEEEHVARVTRFSHGIYTLADDTHTYTANLSGRYHYESVKSRDYPAVGDWVVFQPYENKEKAIIHRLLQRRTLLSRKQAGTGNEEQVIASNIDKVFIVTALTQEFNVRRLERYVQQVYESGAMPVVVCTKRDLCKDVEEKIAHVNLSAPGVPAHAVNTLTGEGVELLLAEVQPGETISLIGSSGVGKSTLINRILNDEVQKTKQVRESDDRGRHTTTHRELFSMPNDIFIIDTPGMRELQLWGEERGVESTFVDIERLSLHCKFRDCKHTSEPGCAVQKAIEAGEIDEGRLKSFKKLKRELHRLELKDRHGQHITNRMLHGPNKNKFSN; encoded by the coding sequence TTGAATCAATTGGAACGTAAAGATTTTCACTCGTTTTTTCAAGAGCAAGTAAAAGAGGAGGAACATGTTGCGAGAGTGACACGCTTCTCTCACGGAATTTACACCCTTGCAGACGACACCCATACGTACACGGCGAATTTGTCCGGACGCTACCATTATGAAAGTGTAAAGTCCAGAGACTATCCGGCTGTTGGGGACTGGGTCGTCTTTCAACCATATGAAAATAAAGAAAAAGCAATCATCCACCGTTTATTGCAGCGCCGGACGTTGTTGTCCAGAAAGCAGGCGGGTACCGGTAATGAGGAGCAAGTGATTGCTTCTAACATCGATAAGGTTTTTATTGTTACAGCACTTACACAGGAGTTTAATGTACGTCGTTTAGAACGCTATGTTCAACAAGTTTATGAGAGTGGAGCCATGCCGGTAGTTGTTTGTACAAAACGGGACTTGTGTAAGGATGTAGAAGAAAAAATTGCACATGTAAACCTCAGTGCCCCAGGCGTACCGGCTCACGCTGTTAACACCCTGACTGGAGAAGGAGTAGAGCTTCTTCTTGCAGAAGTGCAGCCTGGAGAAACGATTTCTTTGATCGGTTCCTCCGGTGTCGGTAAATCTACCTTGATTAATCGGATACTGAACGATGAAGTACAAAAAACGAAACAAGTACGAGAAAGTGACGATCGCGGCCGCCATACGACAACCCACAGAGAGTTGTTTTCCATGCCTAATGACATTTTTATTATTGATACCCCTGGCATGAGAGAGCTTCAGTTGTGGGGCGAAGAACGTGGAGTGGAGTCCACTTTTGTGGATATTGAGAGGCTGAGTCTTCATTGCAAATTCAGAGATTGTAAACATACCTCTGAACCTGGATGTGCTGTCCAGAAGGCCATAGAAGCTGGAGAGATTGATGAAGGAAGATTGAAGAGCTTTAAGAAGCTAAAGCGGGAATTGCATCGTTTGGAGCTAAAAGACCGCCATGGACAACATATTACAAACCGAATGCTGCATGGACCAAACAAAAACAAATTTTCTAATTAA
- a CDS encoding YwpF-like family protein → MKTFKLISLDIVEEKNDDITQRRIKLQDGLIINREDDHGRWVIEAFVDEYYDEFFQMMYDNNEEIMVQVKITTQSNRPATFLVKPIDFNRIGNRINIIFMGTIVDRQQEYIEKTLKQLLDEGYQGDELLEEFKRRGAESNSR, encoded by the coding sequence ATGAAAACCTTTAAATTAATTTCTTTGGATATTGTAGAGGAAAAAAATGATGACATCACACAAAGGCGGATCAAACTACAAGATGGATTAATTATCAATCGAGAAGACGACCATGGCCGATGGGTGATTGAAGCTTTTGTAGATGAATATTACGATGAGTTCTTTCAAATGATGTACGATAATAATGAAGAAATTATGGTTCAGGTTAAAATTACTACACAAAGCAACCGCCCTGCTACCTTTCTCGTCAAGCCTATTGATTTCAATAGGATAGGCAATCGGATCAATATCATATTCATGGGAACAATTGTTGATCGTCAGCAAGAATACATTGAAAAAACATTAAAACAACTGCTTGACGAAGGATATCAAGGTGATGAGCTTCTAGAAGAATTCAAGCGACGAGGGGCAGAGTCCAACTCCAGATGA
- a CDS encoding HD domain-containing protein — translation MKRVTLVDVFKHRITQKYLQRSGIHHAVTVSGYAFDMALKAGVDPDLATKSALLHDMGHYEWYRDGKWDYEEYRKHDIHAIKGAERAHKLLIRLGEDRLVAKEVSLAVLLHTDSYLPFDLDDKRTKLQDVVAKADEKDEQPLGMHHYKNMDKSEAIQRLNKLDLKIEEFYDGQAG, via the coding sequence ATGAAACGAGTTACACTTGTCGATGTATTTAAGCACAGAATCACACAGAAATATTTACAACGATCAGGCATTCATCACGCGGTCACCGTCAGCGGATATGCGTTTGACATGGCGTTAAAGGCAGGAGTGGATCCTGATCTTGCAACGAAGTCTGCTCTGTTGCATGACATGGGCCACTATGAATGGTATCGGGATGGAAAATGGGATTATGAAGAGTACAGAAAACACGATATCCATGCTATTAAAGGAGCGGAACGTGCGCATAAACTTTTGATTCGTCTTGGAGAGGATCGCTTAGTAGCAAAAGAAGTTTCCTTAGCCGTATTGCTGCATACAGATAGTTATCTGCCATTTGATTTAGATGATAAACGGACCAAATTACAGGACGTGGTGGCAAAAGCAGATGAAAAGGACGAACAGCCATTAGGAATGCATCATTACAAAAACATGGATAAAAGTGAAGCCATTCAGCGGCTCAATAAGCTGGATCTTAAAATCGAGGAATTTTATGACGGTCAGGCAGGCTGA
- a CDS encoding GNAT family N-acetyltransferase, whose product MTKFSNPTVLQNETLKLRSIEEEDIPVLYNLIYGSGEPEWKKWDAPYYPLEPHTLDSYRSHEHARKERLADDEPDSRLLIEVDERIIGTVTYYWEHKPSLWLEVGIGIYDPAYWNGGYGTQALTLWVDHLFRNLPIARVGLTTWSKNERMMKVGQKLGMKLEGRMRKCRIYEGEYYDSIRYGILREEWNKLHHT is encoded by the coding sequence ATGACTAAATTCAGCAACCCTACCGTTTTACAAAATGAAACCTTAAAGCTCCGCTCCATTGAAGAAGAAGATATCCCTGTCTTATATAATCTAATCTATGGAAGCGGGGAACCCGAATGGAAGAAATGGGATGCTCCCTATTATCCCCTTGAGCCTCACACCCTGGACAGCTACAGAAGTCATGAACATGCCCGGAAAGAGCGTCTCGCCGATGACGAACCCGATTCCAGACTGTTGATTGAGGTAGATGAGCGTATCATCGGGACTGTCACTTACTATTGGGAGCATAAACCTTCCCTCTGGCTTGAAGTCGGAATTGGCATCTATGATCCTGCCTATTGGAATGGAGGATATGGTACGCAAGCTTTAACTTTATGGGTCGACCACTTATTTCGAAATCTTCCTATCGCCAGAGTTGGATTAACAACGTGGTCAAAAAATGAACGAATGATGAAAGTCGGTCAAAAACTGGGCATGAAACTAGAAGGAAGAATGAGAAAGTGCCGCATTTACGAGGGTGAATATTACGATTCTATACGATATGGAATTTTGAGAGAGGAATGGAATAAACTGCACCACACATAA
- a CDS encoding manganese-dependent inorganic pyrophosphatase, which yields MSKTLIFGHKSPDTDTICSALVYSDLKNTLGMDTEPVRLGEVNAETQYALDQFNVEAPRLVERVSDEVEQVILVDHNERQQSVDDIEDVQVTEVIDHHRIANFETKGPLYYRAEPVGCTATILNKIYKEKGQEVSKPMAGLMLSAIISDSLLFKSPTCTDEDVEAAKELAEIAGVDAEEYGLQMLKAGADISDKTAEELITGDAKEFTMGSKTVEIAQVNTVDTDDVLTRKAELEAAMEKTVSDKGLDLFLLVVTDILTNNSTVVAVGEQAAAVSQAFDVALDGNQAVLEGVVSRKKQIVPPLNQHFA from the coding sequence ATGAGTAAGACATTAATTTTTGGTCACAAAAGCCCAGATACGGACACGATTTGCTCAGCGCTCGTTTATTCAGATCTGAAAAATACTCTAGGCATGGATACAGAGCCTGTACGTTTAGGAGAGGTGAACGCTGAAACCCAATACGCTTTGGATCAGTTTAATGTGGAAGCTCCTCGCTTAGTTGAGCGTGTTTCAGACGAAGTGGAACAAGTGATCCTTGTCGACCACAACGAACGCCAGCAAAGTGTTGATGATATTGAGGATGTTCAAGTAACAGAAGTCATCGATCACCACCGAATTGCAAACTTTGAAACGAAAGGCCCTCTTTACTATCGTGCGGAGCCTGTAGGATGTACAGCAACAATTTTAAATAAGATTTATAAAGAAAAAGGACAGGAAGTTTCTAAACCGATGGCAGGTTTGATGCTTTCTGCGATCATTTCAGACTCTTTATTATTCAAATCTCCAACTTGTACGGATGAAGACGTTGAAGCGGCTAAAGAGCTGGCAGAGATTGCTGGAGTCGATGCTGAGGAATACGGCCTGCAAATGTTAAAAGCGGGTGCGGATATTAGTGATAAGACAGCTGAAGAACTAATTACTGGTGATGCGAAAGAGTTCACTATGGGAAGTAAAACGGTTGAAATTGCACAAGTCAACACAGTTGATACGGATGACGTACTAACTCGTAAAGCAGAACTAGAAGCAGCTATGGAAAAGACCGTTTCAGATAAAGGTCTTGACCTCTTCTTGCTAGTGGTAACGGATATCCTTACAAACAATTCTACTGTTGTTGCTGTCGGCGAACAAGCAGCAGCTGTATCTCAAGCGTTTGATGTAGCACTTGATGGGAACCAGGCGGTACTAGAAGGTGTCGTTTCTCGTAAGAAGCAAATTGTTCCACCATTAAACCAACATTTCGCCTAA
- the corA gene encoding magnesium/cobalt transporter CorA: MIHVTAYSKTEGLREGLSLDQLTAMDWDWYWVDFESPADDEVKLLDTYFNFHPLAIEDCLHNLQRPKLDYYDDHTFFVIHAVNQAELLREEIDIFMGKCSIVTFHKHPAPALETARRILKKSSMDEVDEFFIFYQILDKVVDHYFPIMYKIEDHINEIEDNTRNLSMEMLLDELFDRRSELLTLRQTVHPMRDLLYRILNTHHLDGVRERKEYFADIHDHLIKVADMIASNREMTQDIRDSYLSLNSHQTNRTMQILTVISVIFMPLTFIVGIYGMNFQNMPELKTDYGYFVVWVVMIAIAFGMYRWFKNKGWFD; encoded by the coding sequence ATGATACATGTCACGGCTTATTCAAAAACAGAAGGCTTGAGAGAAGGGCTTTCTCTTGATCAGCTGACAGCAATGGACTGGGATTGGTATTGGGTGGATTTTGAGTCACCAGCCGATGATGAAGTAAAGCTGCTGGATACGTATTTCAACTTTCACCCGCTGGCCATTGAAGATTGTCTGCATAATCTTCAGCGTCCGAAACTTGATTATTATGACGACCATACATTTTTCGTTATACATGCTGTCAACCAAGCTGAGCTTCTACGAGAAGAAATTGATATTTTTATGGGGAAATGCTCGATTGTTACGTTCCATAAACATCCAGCACCTGCCTTGGAGACAGCGAGGAGGATTTTGAAGAAGAGTTCGATGGATGAGGTAGACGAATTTTTTATCTTTTATCAAATTCTGGACAAAGTTGTCGATCATTATTTTCCGATCATGTACAAAATCGAAGATCACATCAACGAAATTGAAGATAATACACGAAACTTATCCATGGAAATGCTGTTAGATGAGCTTTTTGACAGAAGAAGTGAACTGCTTACATTAAGGCAAACGGTTCATCCTATGAGAGATTTGCTCTATAGGATTTTGAATACTCATCATTTGGACGGTGTACGAGAACGCAAAGAATATTTCGCGGATATTCACGATCATTTAATCAAAGTAGCAGATATGATAGCTTCGAACAGGGAAATGACTCAGGATATTCGTGACAGCTATTTATCTCTGAACTCGCACCAAACCAATCGAACAATGCAAATCCTGACCGTTATTTCTGTCATTTTTATGCCGCTTACGTTTATCGTCGGTATTTATGGTATGAATTTTCAGAACATGCCGGAATTGAAAACGGATTATGGTTATTTTGTCGTTTGGGTAGTTATGATTGCCATTGCTTTTGGAATGTACCGTTGGTTCAAGAACAAAGGTTGGTTTGATTGA
- the glnA gene encoding type I glutamate--ammonia ligase: MTYTKEAIKQEVKENRVEFILLEFTDMLGDTKNVELPAEELDMILNDEAMFDSSSISGFSEIQESDMYLVPDLDTFLILPSLVDEDRSARFICDIYKTDGTPFEGDPRYILKRAMKEAEEMGYTVNVGPEPEFFLFKLDENGYPIREMNDRGGYFDASPIDKGDKVRRDIVRTLKKFGFEMEASHHEVAMGQHEINFRFDNMLKTADNIQTFKSVVKDIATNHSYHATFMPKPFSGENGSGMHCHLSLFKDGDSAFYDEDAKDGVSKTMKQFIAGILHHADGITAITNPNVNSYKRLVPGYEAPVSVAWSHSNRSCMIRVPNTRGKGTRFEVRNPDPTANPYLTLAVLIHAGLDGIRNELDAGEAESRNLYEVTDDSVPTLPTNLKEAIQALKKDELLMNALGDHTSQAYVDDKQQEWTEYSLRVSSWEIHRYMNK; the protein is encoded by the coding sequence ATGACTTACACTAAAGAAGCAATTAAACAGGAAGTAAAGGAAAATCGCGTAGAATTTATTTTACTAGAATTCACAGATATGTTAGGTGACACTAAAAATGTAGAATTACCTGCTGAAGAATTAGACATGATCCTAAATGACGAAGCAATGTTTGATAGTTCCTCCATTTCTGGCTTCTCAGAAATCCAAGAAAGTGATATGTATCTTGTCCCAGATTTAGACACATTCTTAATCCTGCCTTCCCTGGTAGATGAAGACCGCAGTGCTCGTTTTATTTGTGACATTTATAAGACAGATGGTACACCATTCGAAGGTGATCCTCGATATATCCTTAAGCGTGCGATGAAGGAAGCAGAGGAAATGGGCTATACTGTGAATGTTGGTCCAGAGCCTGAATTCTTCCTATTCAAGCTTGATGAAAACGGCTATCCAATTCGTGAAATGAACGACCGTGGCGGATATTTTGATGCCTCCCCGATTGACAAAGGAGACAAAGTACGTCGTGACATCGTTCGTACATTGAAGAAATTTGGCTTTGAAATGGAAGCTTCCCACCACGAAGTTGCCATGGGACAGCATGAAATCAACTTCCGCTTTGATAACATGCTGAAAACGGCTGATAATATTCAAACATTTAAGAGTGTTGTTAAGGATATCGCTACGAACCATTCTTATCACGCTACGTTCATGCCAAAACCATTCTCAGGTGAAAACGGGTCTGGAATGCACTGCCACCTTTCCCTATTCAAAGATGGAGACAGCGCATTCTACGATGAAGACGCTAAAGATGGCGTATCCAAGACTATGAAACAATTCATTGCGGGTATCCTTCACCACGCAGATGGAATTACTGCCATTACAAACCCGAACGTAAACTCATATAAGCGTCTTGTCCCAGGTTATGAAGCACCTGTTAGTGTTGCATGGTCTCACTCTAACCGCAGCTGTATGATTCGTGTACCTAATACACGTGGAAAGGGAACGCGCTTTGAAGTCCGTAACCCGGATCCTACCGCAAACCCATACTTGACTCTTGCGGTGTTGATTCATGCAGGTCTTGATGGAATTCGTAACGAACTTGATGCAGGGGAAGCTGAAAGCCGTAACTTATATGAAGTCACGGACGATAGCGTACCTACTCTTCCTACAAACCTTAAAGAAGCGATTCAAGCACTTAAGAAAGACGAATTGCTTATGAATGCTTTAGGAGATCATACGTCTCAAGCTTATGTAGACGATAAACAGCAAGAATGGACAGAGTATTCCCTACGTGTCAGTTCTTGGGAAATCCACCGTTATATGAATAAATAA
- a CDS encoding molybdopterin molybdotransferase MoeA has product MNLHRKPIPVQEAVERVMEHRKTGKIDKVDISESDQRILAEDILATHPIPPFDKSPYDGFALRSEDTINLSKENAGEFVVTETVGAGHLASQPLKKGEAVRIMTGAEIPDGADCVAMFEICQTFEMNGQSWMALKRPLEKGQNIIPKGSETSQEQCLVKAGTKVNPGVMALLATFGYSEVSVYRKPKIGIFATGTELLEVSEPLIPGKIRNSNAYMIVSQIERAGGEAYYYGKLVDDFDTCFEAVHNALAEVDVLITTGGVSVGDFDLMPAIYEKLEANVLFNKVAMRPGSVTTVAVADGKLLFGLSGNPSACYVGFELFTYPVIQSYLGREEVYHRRIQATLGNDFKKPNPFTRFVRGFIDYEEGKVVVKPAGIDKSAIVTSLALTDAFIMLPAGTRGFEKGATVEALLLDRPNGQEHF; this is encoded by the coding sequence ATGAATTTACATAGAAAACCGATTCCTGTACAAGAGGCTGTTGAGCGTGTGATGGAGCATAGAAAAACAGGAAAGATTGATAAAGTGGATATAAGTGAAAGTGACCAGAGGATTTTAGCGGAGGATATTTTGGCGACCCATCCGATACCTCCATTCGACAAGTCACCTTATGATGGCTTTGCACTGAGATCCGAAGACACAATCAACTTATCGAAAGAAAACGCTGGAGAATTTGTAGTGACTGAAACCGTAGGTGCCGGTCATCTGGCAAGTCAGCCTCTTAAGAAAGGGGAAGCTGTTCGTATAATGACTGGTGCAGAGATTCCAGATGGTGCTGACTGTGTAGCCATGTTTGAAATCTGCCAGACCTTCGAAATGAATGGACAATCATGGATGGCTCTAAAGAGGCCATTAGAAAAAGGTCAAAACATCATACCAAAGGGATCGGAAACAAGTCAGGAGCAATGTTTAGTCAAAGCAGGGACCAAAGTCAATCCTGGGGTGATGGCATTACTGGCCACATTTGGTTATTCTGAAGTCTCTGTTTATAGAAAACCAAAGATTGGGATTTTTGCTACAGGAACAGAACTGCTTGAAGTGAGCGAACCGTTGATTCCCGGAAAAATCCGGAACTCGAATGCTTACATGATTGTCTCTCAAATTGAGCGGGCAGGAGGAGAGGCGTATTATTATGGCAAGCTTGTAGATGATTTTGATACGTGCTTTGAGGCCGTTCATAACGCTTTGGCTGAAGTGGATGTGTTAATTACTACGGGGGGGGTGTCAGTAGGAGATTTTGACCTCATGCCGGCCATTTATGAGAAATTAGAAGCAAATGTTCTTTTTAACAAAGTAGCGATGAGACCTGGAAGCGTCACAACTGTAGCTGTCGCAGACGGAAAACTGCTGTTCGGACTGTCCGGCAACCCTTCCGCCTGTTACGTAGGATTTGAGCTATTTACATATCCAGTCATTCAGAGTTATTTAGGAAGGGAGGAGGTCTATCATCGTCGCATCCAGGCTACTTTAGGCAATGACTTTAAAAAGCCTAATCCATTTACCCGTTTCGTCAGAGGATTTATCGACTACGAAGAAGGGAAAGTAGTAGTAAAACCTGCTGGAATTGATAAATCCGCTATTGTGACCTCGCTTGCTCTTACAGATGCTTTTATCATGCTGCCTGCAGGGACAAGAGGGTTTGAAAAAGGAGCAACAGTCGAAGCTCTATTGCTGGATCGACCTAATGGACAGGAGCACTTCTAA